Proteins found in one Bordetella genomosp. 11 genomic segment:
- a CDS encoding Zn-dependent hydrolase gives MSDPAIPSFPRIDGARLWESLMALARIGATDKGGVCRLALTDLDRQGRDLVVQWARELGCTVRIDAIGNIFMRRAGRRNDLPPVMTGSHIDTQPTGGKFDGNYGVLAGIEVLRTLHAHDIVTEAPVEVAVWTNEEGSRFVPVMMGSGVFAGAFTLAHALEQRDRDGIAVADALRAIGYDGADAVGGRAVAAYFEAHIEQGPILEANGKTIGLVRGALGQRWFDVTVTGMEAHAGPTPMELRHDALLAAADIVKQVNRIALDHAPHARGTVGCLDTYPNSRNVIPGRVRLTVDLRAADDATLTAMTAAMRDYCAARTGVTVDVQEVVYFPPQPFDAALVASLEDGARELGLSSMDIVSGAGHDAVYLARVAPTAMIFVPCKDGISHNEIEDASPEHLEAGCNVLLRAMLQTAGVAARETAA, from the coding sequence ATGTCCGACCCTGCAATCCCATCCTTCCCGCGCATCGATGGCGCGCGCCTGTGGGAATCGCTGATGGCGCTGGCGCGCATCGGCGCCACCGACAAGGGCGGCGTGTGCCGCCTGGCACTGACGGACCTGGACCGCCAGGGCCGCGATCTGGTCGTGCAGTGGGCCCGCGAACTGGGCTGCACCGTGCGCATCGACGCCATCGGCAATATCTTCATGCGCCGCGCGGGTCGCCGCAACGACCTGCCCCCGGTCATGACGGGCAGCCATATCGATACCCAGCCTACCGGCGGCAAGTTCGATGGCAACTACGGCGTCCTGGCCGGCATCGAGGTCCTGCGTACCCTCCATGCCCATGACATCGTCACCGAGGCTCCCGTGGAAGTCGCCGTCTGGACCAACGAGGAAGGCTCGCGCTTCGTCCCGGTCATGATGGGCTCCGGCGTCTTCGCCGGTGCCTTCACCCTGGCGCACGCCCTGGAACAGCGCGACCGCGATGGTATTGCCGTCGCCGACGCCCTGCGCGCCATCGGCTACGACGGCGCCGATGCCGTGGGCGGCCGCGCCGTGGCCGCCTATTTCGAGGCGCACATCGAGCAAGGCCCCATCCTGGAAGCCAATGGCAAGACCATCGGGCTGGTGCGCGGCGCGCTCGGACAGCGTTGGTTCGACGTCACCGTCACGGGCATGGAAGCGCACGCGGGGCCTACGCCCATGGAGCTGCGCCACGACGCGCTGCTGGCCGCCGCCGATATCGTCAAGCAGGTCAACCGCATCGCGCTGGACCACGCGCCGCATGCCCGCGGCACCGTAGGTTGCCTGGACACCTATCCCAATTCCCGCAATGTCATCCCGGGGCGCGTGCGATTGACGGTGGACCTGCGCGCGGCCGACGACGCCACCCTGACCGCCATGACCGCGGCCATGCGCGACTATTGCGCGGCGCGAACGGGGGTTACCGTGGATGTGCAGGAAGTGGTCTACTTCCCGCCACAGCCTTTCGATGCGGCACTGGTGGCGTCGCTGGAGGATGGCGCGCGCGAACTGGGCCTGTCTTCCATGGACATCGTCAGCGGCGCCGGCCACGATGCCGTCTACCTGGCGCGCGTCGCGCCGACCGCGATGATCTTCGTGCCGTGCAAGGATGGCATCAGCCACAACGAGATTGAGGACGCCAGCCCGGAACACCTGGAAGCGGGTTGCAATGTGCTGCTGCGCGCCATGCTGCAGACCGCCGGCGTCGCTGCCCGGGAGACCGCCGCATGA
- a CDS encoding cytochrome c biogenesis CcdA family protein, with protein sequence MDLIDPPIALLAGVLTIASPCVLPLLPVVLGTSVERSGRLRPLFIVSGFVLAFASLGILLGLLSQSSGHVQEAVRSASTVLLALFGLARLWPRPYDWLMARINGPLQRVAALGGTGRGNAGGFLLGVSLGAVWTPCAGPVLASILVLAARAQDIGHSSVLLLLYAVGAGIPMLAIAYGGKFVVGRVGRIARHTTGLQRAFGVLLILTAVAIHFQYDVLAYAWITGLFQ encoded by the coding sequence ATGGACCTGATCGATCCGCCCATCGCGCTGCTGGCCGGCGTGCTGACCATCGCATCGCCTTGCGTACTGCCGCTGTTGCCGGTGGTGCTGGGCACTTCGGTGGAGCGTTCGGGCCGGCTGCGCCCGCTGTTCATCGTGTCGGGCTTCGTCCTGGCATTCGCCTCGCTGGGTATCCTGCTGGGGCTGCTGTCGCAGTCTTCCGGCCACGTGCAGGAGGCGGTGCGTTCGGCGTCGACCGTGCTGCTGGCGCTGTTCGGGCTGGCCCGCCTCTGGCCGCGCCCTTATGACTGGCTGATGGCGCGGATCAACGGCCCGTTGCAGCGGGTGGCCGCGTTGGGCGGTACGGGCAGAGGTAACGCCGGCGGCTTTCTGCTGGGCGTGTCGCTGGGGGCGGTGTGGACGCCCTGCGCCGGTCCGGTGCTGGCATCCATCCTGGTGTTGGCCGCGCGCGCCCAGGATATCGGGCATTCGAGTGTCCTGCTGCTGCTCTACGCCGTGGGCGCGGGGATTCCCATGCTGGCGATCGCCTACGGCGGCAAGTTCGTCGTGGGACGCGTAGGCCGCATCGCCCGCCATACCACCGGCTTGCAGCGCGCCTTCGGCGTCCTGCTCATCCTGACGGCGGTGGCCATCCATTTCCAATACGACGTCCTGGCCTATGCCTGGATCACGGGCTTGTTCCAATGA
- a CDS encoding ABC transporter ATP-binding protein encodes MSHPILEATGIVKRYGKFTALGGVDLRVMPGTVHSVIGPNGAGKTTLFHTLTGTVPVSGGRIVFDGHDVTREPDNVRVRRGIARSFQVTSLFANLDVRENLRLAAQGGHASGAFDMWHRPGRDAALNELVDSLLDRLALRPRAGVAAASLSHGQQRRLEVGMAMAARPRAIFLDEPTSGMGVDDLDSMKALIRGLAADHTVVLIEHNMNIVMDISDTVTVMQQGRVLVEGPPAAIRDDPRVRAAYLGNMITGGRA; translated from the coding sequence ATGAGCCACCCCATCCTGGAAGCCACCGGCATCGTCAAACGCTACGGAAAATTCACCGCGCTTGGCGGCGTCGACCTGCGCGTGATGCCCGGTACGGTGCACTCGGTGATCGGACCGAACGGCGCCGGCAAGACGACGCTGTTCCATACCCTGACCGGTACCGTGCCCGTCAGCGGCGGGCGCATCGTATTCGATGGCCACGACGTTACGCGCGAGCCCGACAACGTCCGCGTGCGGCGCGGCATCGCGCGCTCGTTCCAGGTGACCAGCCTGTTTGCCAACCTGGACGTGCGCGAGAACCTGCGCCTTGCGGCGCAGGGCGGGCACGCCTCCGGCGCCTTCGACATGTGGCACCGGCCCGGCCGCGACGCCGCCCTGAACGAACTGGTCGACAGCCTGCTCGACCGCCTGGCGCTGCGTCCGCGCGCCGGTGTCGCCGCGGCGTCCCTGTCGCACGGGCAGCAGCGACGCCTGGAAGTGGGCATGGCGATGGCGGCGCGTCCGCGTGCCATCTTCCTGGACGAGCCCACTTCCGGCATGGGCGTGGACGACCTGGATTCGATGAAGGCGCTGATCCGCGGCCTGGCCGCGGACCATACCGTGGTGCTGATCGAGCACAACATGAATATCGTGATGGATATCTCCGATACCGTGACCGTGATGCAGCAGGGCAGGGTGCTGGTGGAAGGCCCGCCCGCGGCGATCCGCGACGACCCGCGCGTGCGCGCCGCCTACCTCGGCAATATGATCACCGGAGGCCGCGCATGA
- the bioD gene encoding dethiobiotin synthase: MRPRHACAPDTPARRHSYFIAGTDTEIGKTLASCGLLRAFAAHGLSTAAMKPIAAGAAQDAGGVWRNEDAEALAACATVPVPRALSTPFLLREPAAPHLVAAREGVTLDIAHIVRCHRDIAARADITVVEGVGGFRVPLDDDLDTGHLAQALDLPVILVVGMRLGCLSHALLTAEAIAACGLRIAGWIANTIDPGMRLAAENAATLRERLARRHGAALLGEIPRLRDATGEHAAGWLDVRALVSAWGRLPP, encoded by the coding sequence ATGAGACCCCGCCACGCCTGCGCGCCGGACACCCCAGCGCGTCGCCACTCGTACTTCATTGCCGGGACCGACACCGAGATCGGCAAGACGCTGGCCAGTTGCGGCTTGCTGCGCGCCTTCGCCGCGCACGGCCTGTCCACGGCCGCCATGAAGCCCATCGCGGCCGGTGCTGCCCAGGATGCCGGGGGCGTCTGGCGCAACGAGGACGCCGAGGCCTTGGCTGCTTGCGCAACCGTGCCGGTGCCGCGCGCGCTATCCACGCCGTTCCTGCTGCGCGAGCCCGCGGCGCCGCACCTGGTCGCCGCGCGCGAAGGCGTCACATTGGATATCGCCCACATCGTCCGTTGCCACCGCGACATCGCCGCGCGAGCCGACATCACCGTCGTCGAGGGCGTGGGCGGCTTCCGCGTGCCGCTGGACGATGACCTGGATACCGGCCACCTTGCCCAGGCCCTGGACCTGCCCGTCATCCTGGTGGTCGGCATGCGCCTGGGCTGCCTGAGCCATGCCCTGCTGACCGCGGAAGCGATCGCGGCATGCGGCCTGCGCATCGCGGGATGGATCGCCAACACCATCGACCCCGGCATGCGCCTGGCGGCGGAAAACGCCGCCACGCTGCGCGAGCGTCTTGCTCGGCGCCACGGTGCCGCGCTGCTGGGCGAGATACCGCGCCTGCGGGACGCGACGGGCGAACACGCGGCCGGATGGCTGGACGTCCGCGCGCTGGTCTCCGCTTGGGGACGCCTACCGCCATAA
- a CDS encoding branched-chain amino acid ABC transporter permease, translating to MTRALRGHAGLLLAAATVLLLPLLLDSGTLATEVLVYALAVLGCNLLLGYTGLLSFGQGIFFGVGSYAVGILMTRAGLPLPAAVLAAIVVGAAVAGLVGWFAIRQRGTYFVMLTLAFAQMFYFLAYSLPSWTGGDNGLLDIPRPPLALGGLTLMRLDTPWRFYALVGICFLVVFWLLQRVTDSVFGRTLLAVRENEGRARAVGYDTRALKLAVFALSGAVTALAGAFHALMTGIAPLSNIEYHTSEMILVMTVIGGTGNLFASVLGAAFYVLVSDWLSTLWPRWLMLLGLLLIGVSLFMHKGLWGLGQTLWQRLRHARRGVPPPHAEEDRL from the coding sequence ATGACGCGGGCACTGCGCGGTCATGCGGGCTTGCTGCTGGCGGCTGCCACCGTGCTGCTGCTGCCGCTCCTGCTGGATTCCGGCACGCTGGCGACGGAAGTCCTGGTGTATGCGCTGGCGGTGCTGGGCTGCAATCTGCTGCTGGGCTACACCGGGCTGCTTTCCTTCGGCCAGGGTATCTTTTTCGGCGTGGGCAGCTACGCGGTGGGCATCCTGATGACGCGCGCCGGCCTGCCGCTGCCCGCCGCCGTGCTGGCCGCCATCGTCGTCGGGGCCGCGGTCGCCGGCCTGGTGGGCTGGTTCGCCATCCGCCAGCGCGGCACGTATTTCGTCATGCTGACGCTGGCCTTCGCGCAGATGTTCTACTTCCTGGCCTACAGCCTGCCGTCGTGGACCGGCGGCGACAACGGCCTGTTGGACATTCCGCGTCCGCCCCTCGCATTGGGCGGCCTGACGCTGATGCGGCTGGATACGCCATGGCGCTTCTATGCGCTGGTGGGCATCTGCTTCCTCGTGGTGTTCTGGCTGCTGCAGCGGGTGACGGATTCCGTGTTCGGCCGCACGCTGCTGGCCGTTCGCGAAAACGAAGGCCGCGCCCGCGCCGTGGGTTACGACACGCGTGCGCTGAAGCTGGCCGTCTTCGCCCTGTCGGGCGCCGTGACTGCGCTGGCAGGCGCCTTCCATGCGTTGATGACGGGCATCGCGCCGCTGTCCAACATCGAATACCACACCAGCGAGATGATCCTGGTCATGACGGTGATCGGCGGCACCGGCAATCTGTTCGCCTCGGTGCTGGGCGCCGCTTTCTACGTCCTGGTATCGGACTGGCTGTCGACGCTGTGGCCGCGCTGGCTGATGCTGCTGGGCCTGCTGCTGATCGGTGTCAGCCTGTTCATGCACAAGGGCCTGTGGGGCCTGGGGCAGACACTGTGGCAGCGACTGCGGCATGCCCGGCGCGGTGTCCCGCCACCCCACGCGGAGGAGGACCGGCTATGA
- a CDS encoding thioredoxin family protein: MLATLKKLAAAAVVALCALPLPSMAQAAPPVQAPGFTGIEKWLNSPPLDLASLRGKVVLVDFWTYTCINCIHTLPYVKAWHEKYKDSGLVVVGVHTPEFPFERSTRNVEDAIKRFGIAYPVAQDNQYATWDAYRNRYWPAFYLIDKQGRIVYTHFGEGRYKETEAMIQQALAEAG, translated from the coding sequence ATGCTGGCCACATTGAAAAAACTCGCCGCTGCCGCCGTCGTCGCGCTTTGCGCGCTGCCCTTGCCGTCCATGGCGCAAGCCGCGCCGCCGGTCCAGGCGCCCGGATTCACCGGCATCGAAAAGTGGCTGAACAGCCCGCCGCTGGACCTTGCCTCGTTGCGGGGCAAGGTCGTGCTGGTCGATTTCTGGACCTATACCTGCATCAATTGCATCCACACCCTGCCCTACGTGAAAGCATGGCACGAGAAGTACAAGGACTCGGGCCTGGTGGTGGTCGGCGTCCATACGCCCGAGTTTCCCTTCGAACGCTCCACGCGGAATGTCGAGGATGCCATCAAGCGCTTCGGCATTGCGTATCCGGTGGCCCAGGACAACCAGTACGCCACCTGGGATGCCTATCGCAATCGCTACTGGCCCGCGTTCTACCTGATCGACAAGCAGGGCAGGATCGTCTACACGCATTTCGGTGAAGGCCGCTATAAAGAGACGGAAGCCATGATCCAGCAAGCCCTGGCTGAAGCGGGTTGA
- a CDS encoding sensor histidine kinase, with product MNGTAAMSAPSATQRFALWPRTLVVRLFVIFLVGLAVAQALSMALLFYERYEAGKSMMLGALGSDVSIAMDILDRLPPDERPAWLSRLSTAKRVYLLREGVADQPVTNSAGQSAADRIRDALPGRDVAVRAMAGDPKHIQAMMHLRDGSPVTLDIHLSLMPLAMWLPLVLVVQLLLLVGCVWYAVRLAVRPLTRLAHAADTLDPNKTGPRLDEQGPMEVAHAATAFNAMQDRIAAHLAERMRILGAISHDLQTPITRMKLRSELMDESPDKTKLAQDLDEVERLVREGLAYARTAHGALEKPARLDICAFLDSLTCDYQDTGKDVSLTGSSGGPMLTRPHALRRLLGNLIDNALKYGGGAAEVHVEPRDDGSLTVSVLDRGPGIPDDRLEDVLQPFYRLEGSRNRDTGGTGLGLAIASQLAAVTGGTLTLRNREGGGLCAELRLAGLE from the coding sequence ATGAACGGGACCGCCGCGATGTCCGCTCCCAGCGCCACGCAACGCTTTGCCCTATGGCCGCGTACCCTGGTGGTGCGGCTGTTCGTGATTTTCCTGGTGGGCCTGGCCGTGGCCCAGGCCCTGTCGATGGCCCTGCTATTCTACGAACGCTACGAAGCCGGCAAGTCTATGATGCTGGGTGCCCTGGGCAGCGATGTCTCCATCGCGATGGACATCCTGGATCGCCTGCCACCGGACGAACGGCCCGCCTGGCTGTCGCGACTGAGCACGGCCAAGCGGGTCTACCTGCTGCGCGAGGGCGTGGCCGACCAGCCCGTGACGAACTCCGCCGGACAATCCGCGGCGGACCGGATCCGCGACGCCCTGCCCGGCCGCGACGTTGCCGTGCGCGCGATGGCCGGCGATCCCAAGCATATCCAGGCCATGATGCACCTGCGCGACGGCAGCCCGGTCACCCTGGACATCCATCTGTCGCTGATGCCGCTGGCGATGTGGCTGCCGCTGGTACTGGTCGTGCAATTGCTGTTGCTGGTCGGATGCGTGTGGTATGCCGTACGCCTGGCCGTGCGGCCGCTGACGCGCCTGGCGCATGCCGCCGATACCCTGGACCCGAACAAGACCGGCCCGCGGCTGGACGAGCAAGGGCCCATGGAAGTCGCGCACGCGGCGACCGCCTTCAATGCCATGCAGGACCGCATCGCCGCGCACCTGGCGGAACGCATGCGCATACTCGGCGCCATTTCGCACGATCTGCAGACGCCCATCACGCGCATGAAGCTGCGTTCGGAGCTGATGGACGAGTCCCCGGACAAAACCAAGCTGGCGCAGGACCTGGACGAGGTGGAGCGTCTCGTGCGCGAAGGACTGGCGTACGCGCGCACGGCGCACGGGGCGCTGGAGAAGCCGGCGCGCCTGGATATCTGCGCCTTCCTGGACAGCCTGACCTGCGATTACCAGGACACGGGCAAGGATGTCAGCCTGACCGGTTCCAGCGGCGGCCCGATGCTGACGCGTCCGCACGCGCTGCGGCGCCTGCTGGGGAACCTGATCGACAACGCCCTGAAATACGGAGGCGGCGCGGCCGAGGTCCACGTGGAACCGCGCGACGACGGCAGCCTGACGGTGTCGGTGCTGGACCGGGGTCCGGGGATTCCGGACGATAGGCTGGAAGACGTGCTGCAGCCGTTCTATCGCCTGGAGGGTTCGCGCAACAGGGATACCGGCGGAACCGGGCTGGGGCTGGCCATCGCCAGCCAACTGGCCGCGGTGACGGGCGGGACGCTGACATTGCGCAACCGCGAAGGCGGCGGGCTGTGCGCGGAACTGCGCCTGGCGGGGCTGGAATAA
- a CDS encoding M81 family metallopeptidase yields the protein MKVLIARMNHETNTFSPVPTPWSAFGRNGPACGDDARRENEGARTAMGAFIDLAKAHGADMVTPLSAWAYPSGPVHADAYDRMCARILADVPGCDAIFLDLHGAMVAQNSDDGEGDLLARVRAAAPGVPIAVALDLHGNVTARMVENADVIVSFKTYPHVDMYETGDHAGRLLWRMIAGEFHPVMAWRRPPLMTHTLRSATDAGAMRDAVRAAQAEEAGGIAAASVLAGFGLADIPHPCISVVVVADKDRALAEAAAERIAAGIWAQRDGFVYRSEPLANSLARADAMARDARRPILLLDHGDNCNSGGTCDTTAVLEAALGRGMKGILAGVVCDPEAVARMVETGVGARVSLPLGNKRSLASLGIHAQPMQASGTVLAITDGEYVITGPTYTGMRVSMGRTAVLDLGDARVVVSEQTHEPWDLAVFESVGQDPRQARFLLLKSRMYCRPVFVPISDGLVECDSPGVTTSDYSIFPYVKRSRPLYPLEEVEFDAGVRPGG from the coding sequence ATGAAAGTCCTGATCGCGCGGATGAACCACGAGACGAACACGTTCTCGCCCGTCCCCACCCCTTGGTCGGCCTTCGGCCGCAACGGTCCCGCCTGCGGCGACGACGCCCGCCGCGAGAACGAAGGCGCCCGCACGGCGATGGGTGCCTTCATCGATCTGGCCAAGGCGCATGGCGCGGACATGGTGACGCCGCTTTCCGCCTGGGCCTATCCCAGCGGACCGGTGCACGCCGACGCCTACGACCGGATGTGCGCCCGTATCCTGGCGGACGTGCCAGGCTGCGACGCTATCTTCCTGGACCTGCACGGCGCCATGGTCGCGCAAAATAGCGATGACGGCGAAGGGGACCTGCTGGCCCGCGTGCGCGCGGCGGCGCCCGGCGTGCCGATCGCGGTGGCGCTGGACCTGCACGGCAATGTGACGGCGCGGATGGTGGAGAACGCGGACGTGATCGTCAGCTTCAAGACTTACCCGCACGTGGATATGTACGAGACCGGTGACCATGCGGGCCGGCTGCTGTGGCGCATGATCGCGGGCGAATTCCACCCGGTGATGGCATGGCGGCGTCCGCCGCTGATGACACATACCCTGCGCTCGGCCACCGATGCCGGCGCGATGCGCGACGCGGTGCGGGCTGCCCAGGCGGAAGAAGCAGGCGGTATCGCGGCGGCATCCGTGCTGGCAGGCTTCGGGCTGGCGGATATTCCCCATCCTTGCATCAGCGTGGTGGTGGTGGCTGATAAGGACCGCGCGCTGGCCGAGGCGGCGGCGGAAAGAATCGCGGCGGGAATCTGGGCGCAACGCGATGGTTTCGTATATCGCAGCGAGCCGCTGGCAAACTCCCTGGCACGGGCGGACGCGATGGCGCGGGACGCGCGGCGACCCATTCTGTTGCTCGACCACGGGGACAATTGCAATTCCGGCGGCACCTGCGATACGACGGCGGTGCTGGAAGCGGCGCTGGGACGCGGGATGAAGGGCATCCTGGCGGGAGTGGTGTGCGATCCGGAGGCGGTCGCCCGGATGGTCGAGACCGGCGTGGGGGCGCGGGTGAGTTTGCCGCTGGGGAACAAGCGTTCGCTGGCGTCGCTGGGCATTCATGCGCAGCCGATGCAAGCCAGCGGGACGGTGCTGGCCATCACGGATGGCGAGTACGTGATTACCGGGCCGACCTATACCGGCATGCGGGTCAGTATGGGGCGCACGGCGGTCCTGGATCTGGGCGATGCGCGCGTGGTGGTGTCGGAGCAGACACACGAGCCTTGGGATCTGGCGGTGTTCGAGAGCGTGGGACAGGATCCGCGGCAGGCGCGGTTCCTGTTGCTGAAGTCGCGGATGTATTGCCGGCCGGTGTTCGTGCCGATTTCCGACGGGCTGGTGGAATGCGATAGCCCGGGTGTGACGACTTCGGATTATTCGATCTTTCCTTATGTGAAACGGAGTCGGCCGTTGTATCCGCTGGAAGAGGTGGAGTTCGATGCGGGGGTTCGGCCTGGGGGGTGA
- a CDS encoding response regulator, with protein sequence MDHVDHIMIVDDDREIRELAGNFLKKNGLNVTFAADGRQMRTLLESSTVDLIVLDIMMPGDDGLVLCRELRSGKHKRIPIVLLTARSDDMDRVLGLEMGADDYLVKPFVARELLARIKAVLRRTRMLPPNFQVTEAGRQIRFGDWRLDTTARHLLDSSGTVVSLSGAEYRMLRVFLDHPQRVLTRDQLLNLTQGRDADVFGRSIDLLISRLRQRLREDAREPMYIKTVRSEGYVFAATVEVTEENA encoded by the coding sequence ATGGACCATGTCGATCACATCATGATCGTCGACGACGATCGCGAAATCCGCGAACTGGCCGGCAACTTCCTGAAGAAGAACGGCCTGAACGTCACTTTCGCGGCCGACGGGCGGCAGATGCGCACGCTGCTGGAAAGCAGCACCGTGGACCTGATCGTGCTGGACATCATGATGCCCGGCGACGACGGCCTGGTCCTGTGCCGCGAACTGCGCAGCGGCAAGCACAAGCGCATCCCCATCGTGCTGCTGACCGCGCGCAGCGACGATATGGACCGCGTCCTGGGCCTGGAAATGGGTGCCGACGACTATCTGGTCAAACCCTTCGTCGCGCGCGAGCTGCTGGCGCGCATCAAGGCCGTGCTGCGCCGCACGCGCATGCTGCCGCCCAACTTCCAGGTCACGGAGGCGGGCCGGCAGATCCGCTTCGGCGACTGGCGGCTGGACACCACGGCGCGCCATCTGCTGGACAGCAGCGGCACGGTGGTCTCCCTCAGTGGCGCCGAATACCGGATGCTGCGCGTATTCCTGGACCATCCGCAACGGGTGCTGACGCGCGACCAGCTGCTGAACCTTACCCAGGGGCGCGATGCCGACGTCTTCGGCCGCTCCATCGACCTGCTGATCAGCCGCCTGCGCCAGCGCCTGCGCGAGGACGCGCGCGAGCCGATGTACATCAAGACCGTCCGCAGCGAAGGCTATGTCTTCGCCGCCACGGTCGAAGTCACCGAAGAGAACGCATGA
- a CDS encoding ABC transporter ATP-binding protein yields the protein MKLQLRDVHAYYGKSHILQGVSLAVGDGELVTLLGRNGAGKSTTLKTIAGALRPARGDILFDGAPVGGLPAHRVASLGLCLVPEHRGIFRLLTVEENLLLGARRRSPWQLADIYRIFPRLKERRRNGGAQLSGGEQQMLAIGRALMNHPRLLMLDEPVEGLAPVIVEEIVAQLKLIRQQGVPILLVEQNLEVCTQLADRHYIIEQGAIVYEGSNADFSADDAIKDRYLGVGV from the coding sequence ATGAAACTGCAACTGCGCGACGTGCACGCCTATTACGGCAAAAGCCATATTCTGCAGGGCGTATCGCTGGCCGTGGGCGACGGCGAACTGGTGACCCTGCTGGGCCGCAACGGCGCGGGCAAATCCACCACGCTGAAGACCATAGCGGGCGCGCTGCGTCCGGCGCGCGGGGATATCCTCTTCGATGGCGCGCCCGTCGGCGGGCTGCCGGCGCACCGCGTGGCGAGCCTGGGCCTGTGCCTGGTACCCGAACATCGCGGCATTTTCCGGCTGTTGACCGTAGAGGAAAACCTGCTGCTGGGCGCGCGGCGCCGCTCGCCCTGGCAACTGGCCGATATCTACCGCATTTTCCCGCGCCTGAAAGAACGCCGGCGCAATGGCGGCGCCCAGTTGTCCGGCGGCGAGCAGCAGATGCTGGCGATCGGCCGCGCGCTGATGAACCATCCCCGCCTGCTGATGCTGGACGAGCCGGTCGAAGGGCTGGCGCCCGTCATCGTCGAGGAAATCGTCGCGCAGCTCAAGCTGATCCGGCAGCAGGGCGTGCCCATCCTTTTGGTGGAGCAGAACCTGGAAGTCTGCACGCAGCTGGCCGACCGCCACTACATCATCGAACAGGGCGCTATCGTGTACGAGGGCAGCAACGCCGATTTTTCCGCCGATGACGCGATCAAGGACCGCTACCTGGGCGTGGGGGTTTGA
- a CDS encoding branched-chain amino acid ABC transporter permease, protein MNVYLLQVVNGIGIGMLYFLLAVGLSIIFGLLRFVNFAHGAFYLLGAYFCYQAVAWGLDFWLALAVVPLLVALLAWLAERTLLRRVYDQPHEFHILITVGLALVLQEAVIVVWGPLGDNVATPDILQGVVMWSGFIYPKYRLFIIGFTAVFALLLWWVLEGTRLGSAVRAGSESAEMVSLLGINVYRVFGLVFALGAGTAALAGALAAPIRGVDPFMGLEALGVAFVIVVVGGMGSFAGALAGGLLIGIVQSVMSTLWPEGARLMIYVAMAAVLLLRPHGLLGRG, encoded by the coding sequence ATGAACGTCTATCTGCTGCAAGTCGTCAACGGCATCGGCATCGGGATGCTGTATTTCCTGCTGGCGGTGGGGCTGTCCATCATTTTCGGCCTGCTGCGCTTCGTCAATTTCGCGCACGGGGCGTTCTACCTGCTGGGTGCCTACTTCTGCTACCAGGCTGTGGCCTGGGGCCTGGATTTCTGGCTGGCGCTGGCCGTCGTGCCCCTGTTGGTGGCGCTGCTGGCCTGGCTGGCCGAACGTACGCTGCTGCGGCGGGTGTACGACCAGCCGCATGAATTCCACATCCTGATCACCGTCGGGCTGGCCCTGGTGCTGCAAGAGGCCGTCATTGTGGTTTGGGGGCCGTTGGGCGACAACGTGGCGACGCCCGACATCCTGCAGGGCGTGGTCATGTGGAGCGGCTTCATCTATCCCAAGTATCGGTTGTTCATCATCGGCTTCACCGCGGTTTTCGCGCTATTGCTGTGGTGGGTGCTGGAAGGCACGCGGCTGGGCAGCGCCGTGCGCGCGGGCAGCGAATCGGCGGAAATGGTCTCCCTGCTCGGTATCAACGTATACCGGGTCTTCGGCCTGGTGTTCGCCCTGGGCGCGGGCACGGCGGCCCTGGCGGGTGCCCTGGCGGCCCCGATCCGCGGCGTGGACCCCTTCATGGGCCTGGAAGCGCTGGGCGTGGCCTTCGTCATCGTGGTGGTGGGCGGCATGGGCAGCTTCGCCGGCGCCCTGGCGGGCGGCCTGCTGATCGGGATCGTGCAAAGCGTGATGAGCACGCTGTGGCCGGAAGGCGCGCGGCTGATGATCTATGTGGCGATGGCGGCCGTGCTGCTGCTGCGTCCGCACGGCTTGCTGGGGAGAGGATAA